One genomic segment of Elgaria multicarinata webbii isolate HBS135686 ecotype San Diego chromosome 9, rElgMul1.1.pri, whole genome shotgun sequence includes these proteins:
- the RASSF8 gene encoding ras association domain-containing protein 8, translating into MELKVWVDGVQRIVCGVTEVTTCQEVVIALAQAIGRTGRYTLIEKWRDTERHLAPHENPIISLNKWGQYASDVQLVLRRTGPSLSERPTSDSVARIPERTLYRQSLPPLAKLRPQNDKSIKRREPKRKSLTFTGGAKGLMDIFGKGKESEFKQKVLNCKATVDELKKLIHLQNEKLQSIEKQLDSNDAEIKYWEQRFSYSLEDEIVKLEQKIKRNEVEIEEEEFWENELQIEQENEKQLKEQLQEIRQRILDCESKLKEYVAQIHGMESGLEAEKLHREVQESKVNEEEVKEKIEKVKGEIDIQGQQSLRLENGIKAVERSLGQATKRLQDREQDLEQMTKELRQVNLQQFIQQTGTKVTVLPAEPTELEASHTELEREATFQTGSLKRPSSSRQLPSNLRILQNPLSSGFNPEGIYV; encoded by the exons GTCGTACAGGAAGGTACACGTTGATAGAAAAATGGAGAGACACAGAGAGGCACCTGGCACCTCACGAAAATCCTATAATTTCCTTGAACAAATGGGGCCAATATGCAAGTGATGTGCAGTTAGTGTTGCGCCGTACGGGACCATCTCTCAGCGAGAGGCCAACTTCTGACAGTGTTGCTCGGATCCCAGAAAGAACTTTGTATCGCCAGAGCTTGCCTCCACTGGCCAAGCTAAGGCCTCAGAACGACAAATCAATAAAAAGGAGGGAGCCCAAAAGGAAATCCTTGACTTTCACAGGAGGAGCAAAAGGATTAATGGACATTTTTGGCAAAGGCAAAGAGTCGGAATTCAAGCAGAAGGTTCTCAATTGTAAGGCGACTGTTGATGAGTTGAAGAAACTGATTCATCTCCAGAATGAGAAGCTGCAGTCTATTGAGAAACAGCTGGACTCAAATGATGCTGAAATCAAATACTGGGAGCAGAGATTCAGTTACAGCCTGGAAGATGAAATTGTCAAACTGGAGCAGAAGATCAAAAGGAATGAGGTGGAGATTGAGGAGGAGGAATTCTGGGAGAATGAGCTCCAGATTGAGCAAGAGAATGAAAAGCAACTGAAGGAGCAGCTCCAAGAGATCAGGCAAAGGATTTTGGACTGCGAAAGCAAGCTGAAGGAATATGTGGCCCAGATCCATGGCATGGAAAGCGGCCTTGAGGCCGAAAAGTTACACCGGGAAGTGCAGGAGTCAAAAGTAAATGAAGAAGAAGTCAAAGAGAAGATTGAAAAAGTGAAGGGGGAAATTGATATTCAGGGGCAGCAAAGCCTCCGGCTGGAAAATGGCATTAAAGCTGTCGAAAGGTCTCTGGGCCAAGCCACCAAACGGTTGCAG GACAGAGAACAAGACCTAGAGCAGATGACAAAAGAGCTGCGTCAAGTCAatctccagcaatttatccagcAAACAGGAACGAAGGTCACTGTGTTGCCAGCAGAACCTACTGAATTGGAGGCTTCACACACAGAGCTTGAGAGGG AAGCAACATTTCAGACAGGGTCCCTGAAACGCCCTAGTTcctcaaggcagcttcctagcaATCTTCGGATCCTGCAGAACCCGCTGTCCTCTGGTTTTAACCCAGAAGGCATTTATGTATAA